Proteins found in one Streptomyces sp. NBC_00461 genomic segment:
- a CDS encoding CPBP family intramembrane glutamic endopeptidase — protein MQAEAGPAADSFPPERPSRRILRDETLLVLGLSLGASGLSALISFVGSVTKPGGLKDQAATLNASAAPGRPWLDLAWQLFGIATALVPVALVAHFLLREGESLRTIGFDRTRPWPDLGRGAAIAAVIGSTGIAFYLAARGLGFNLTVVPEALPDVWWKYPVLILSAMQNAILEEVIVVGYLLRRLGQLGWTPGTALVASSVLRGSYHLYQGIGGFVGNMAMGVVFVYLYRRWGRVGPLVVAHSLLDIGAFVGYALLAGKVGWLPTA, from the coding sequence GTGCAGGCAGAGGCGGGCCCGGCGGCGGATTCCTTTCCGCCGGAACGTCCTTCGCGGCGGATTCTCCGTGACGAGACACTGCTCGTTCTGGGGCTTTCACTCGGTGCGAGTGGGTTGTCCGCCCTGATCAGCTTTGTCGGATCGGTCACGAAACCAGGCGGTCTCAAGGACCAGGCGGCCACTCTCAACGCCTCGGCCGCGCCGGGCCGCCCCTGGCTCGATCTCGCCTGGCAGCTCTTCGGGATCGCCACGGCTCTGGTGCCGGTCGCGCTCGTCGCGCACTTCCTGCTGCGCGAGGGCGAAAGCCTGCGCACCATCGGCTTCGACCGCACCCGGCCGTGGCCGGATCTCGGTCGCGGCGCGGCGATCGCGGCGGTGATCGGCAGCACCGGAATCGCCTTCTACCTGGCCGCACGCGGGCTGGGCTTCAACCTCACGGTGGTGCCGGAGGCGCTGCCCGACGTGTGGTGGAAGTACCCGGTGCTGATCCTGTCGGCGATGCAGAACGCGATCCTCGAAGAGGTCATCGTCGTCGGCTATCTGCTGCGCCGGCTGGGGCAGTTGGGCTGGACACCCGGCACCGCCCTGGTGGCCAGTTCCGTACTCCGCGGCTCGTATCACCTCTACCAGGGCATCGGCGGCTTCGTCGGCAACATGGCGATGGGCGTGGTGTTCGTCTACCTGTACCGCAGGTGGGGCCGGGTGGGTCCCCTGGTGGTGGCGCATTCCCTGCTCGACATCGGGGCGTTCGTGGGATACGCGCTGCTGGCCGGCAAGGTGGGCTGGCTGCCCACGGCGTGA